The DNA segment CTGGCGGCTCGGCGTGCTCGCCCTCGACGAAGAAGGCGGCCTGTGGGCGCACGGCAACGTCGTGCGGGCCGAGAAGCCCGCGATCCGCTCGATCACGGCGAATTCGGTCGCAGTGCACCGGGCCTACCGGGCGGCCGCGGTGAAGGGCGGCATCGCCGAGGGCGAGACCGTCGTGTTCGACGCCGTGCCGGTCGCGCTCGACGGGCGGCTGCTCGAGCCGGCCGAACCCGGCGAGCCCGTCGACCCCGCCGGCCCCGCCGCGCCGACGGCAGGCGCTCAGCCCGCGGCATCCGCCGACTCGCCCGTCGTCGTGCAGGACGGCGAGGTCTTCGTGCGCTGGCGCGCGGGCGACCCGTCGGCGCTCGCGCCGTTCGAGCCGTATCTGCGCGAGCGCGTCGACCTGCTCGCCCACCCGACCGCAAGCGACGACTGACCGCCGGGAAGGGATCACGTGTACTGGTTCAGCCGCGACTCGTTCCGCGACTTCGCCGTCGCCGCCAACGACGGCATCATCGGCGCAGCCGGTGTGCTGCAAGGCTTCGCGGGAGCCGGGGCGACGAGCCGCACCCTCCTCGTCGCGTCGATCTCGGCGATGGTCGCCGCGTCGGTCGCCGGCTTCGGCGCGAAGTACGCCGAGCTCGCGGCCGCGCGCGACGCCGAGCGCGCGCTCATCGTCGACGCCCGGAAGGACCTCGCCGAGGGGCCGGAAGATGATCTCGTCGACCTCGCGGGCCACTTCGAGGAGCTCGGGGCACCAGAGCCGCTCGCCCTCGAGGTCGCCGAGCGCATGATCGAGCACGACGGGCTCGCGGCGACCCTCAAGACCGCACACGGCATCGACGAGCCGACGCCGGGCTGGTTCCCGCTCGCGGGTGCGCTGTGGAACGCGTTCTCGGTCGCGGTCGGCTCCGCCCTGCCGCTCGCCGTGCTGCTTCTCTACCCGCGTGCCATCGAGAGCTGGGCGGTCGTCGTCGCCGTCATCCTGTCGCTCATCGTGACGAGCTTCATCATCGCGGCGGCT comes from the Agromyces protaetiae genome and includes:
- a CDS encoding VIT1/CCC1 transporter family protein codes for the protein MYWFSRDSFRDFAVAANDGIIGAAGVLQGFAGAGATSRTLLVASISAMVAASVAGFGAKYAELAAARDAERALIVDARKDLAEGPEDDLVDLAGHFEELGAPEPLALEVAERMIEHDGLAATLKTAHGIDEPTPGWFPLAGALWNAFSVAVGSALPLAVLLLYPRAIESWAVVVAVILSLIVTSFIIAAAARASIWRALRRTLLIGIATMTLSYLAGVLIF